The genomic stretch TGGGTGTCCCGCTGGTGGCCGGTGAATTTGTACTCCTGCTCGTCGTCCTGGCCCGGGGCGTATTCGGTGCCGTAGGGGTAGTAGTGGTGCTTGCCGGTGAGGGTGCCGAGGCCGTTGGTCAGGACGCGGGGGCTGCCCAGGTGGTCAGCGAAGAAGAAGCGGGCGCCGCCGCCGCCAATGAGGGTGCAAGTGCGGGTGGCGATCAGGCCCAGGGGGCCGTGGAGGAAGTCCTTCTTGTGGGTCCAGACTTCTCCCGGGTTGCCCGGCTGGTAGAGCCCGAAGCCTTGTCTGCCCGAAGAGAGACCTCGTACTCGCGCAGGAGCGAGCCGTCGAGGTTGCGGTAGGTCATTTTGCGGACCCCGGTGGCGCCATCAAATTCCATCAGCCGGAGGTCGCCGGGGCCGTAGAGGTAGATGTACTCCTGGAAGGTGCCGTCGGGGAAGGTCCGCTTGTAGCGCTGCTGCGTGTTCAGCGCGTCGTAGGTCCACTCCCACGCCGGGCTGACCCCATCGGCCTGGAAGCCCGCCCGGACTAAGTTCCCGGCGCCGTCGTAGAAGTGGTTGACACCGTCGATGGGTTTGCCCAGCTGGCGGTTCTTGGCGTCGACCATCCAGTACTGCCAGGACTCCCCTGTGCGGCGGTAGGCGGTGAGGTTGTCGAAGGGGTCGTAGGTCCACTCCCAGGCGGGACTAAACCCCTGTATTGAGAAGCCGGCTGATCCTGCCCCGCACTAGCTTGAGGAGATTCTGAAGAGTCAGTCTTCTATAAAGGTAAACGAGAAGTCGAAACAGCCACCCATTCGCCGAAAGAGCTCACCAACGAAGACAGGAAGCGATACTATGTCGCTATCTCGGGCCGTAAGCAACGAGAGGAAGAAGCCGAAGTCCTCCTGGCTCAGACTCCATAAAGATATTAGTTCGCCCAACCAGGAGTAATCTCCGTCCTCGACGAGCTGAAAACTAACCACGAAAGCACCTGAGACCTGCCTGCTCGGCCGAATCTTCGCCTCGTGGTTTGCTTTTACCACCCGATCCGCCTGCTCCCTACTAAGATGAAAGAATCGGAAAGAACATCTTGATCGCTTAAAATACTCTTCAGAATTTTCACCCACGACGACCTCCTTAGTGAGTGCCACCCTCAAGCTCCTTGTAGATTTCAGCAAGCTCCTCTAGTTCCTGGTCAGTGAAGTTATCGTGGCCGCGCCGGCCCTCATCTTCTTTGACAGCCTCAACGAAGCCACCGAAGTCGCGTCTGTCAATTCCAGCAGATCGAGTTACCGCATCCAGCTGCTTGCGCACTGGATTGGTTGCAGGGGAACGGTCGTCAACTCCGATAGGCGGATTCAAAGCGGCGGAGCGTAGTATCAAAAAGCTCGGGCATGGTGGCGAAAATTGCCTTAAATCCTTTGGAAGGGCGGTTAAACGGTTCATTGTCCGTGATTGGTTCTAGCCACCACTGGCCAACTTCATGAAGCGTTTTGAGGAGCCATTTCAGCTGCGACGGGTCGTCGATGAGTACTTGATGGCTGCTTGGGATCAGGAGGATGTACTGATCTGCAGGAAGCCACTCGTCCAGATAGGAAAGGCACTCCTTGAGAGCATGCCAGTTCTCGCCAAACCCCTCAAAGAACTGCAATGCAGCTCCGAATTCGTCCATCAACCCCTGAAGGCTCCGCATCTTCCCACCCCGCAAACGTCGAACTATTGTTCCTGGGGGCGGATTCCCGAATAGAGCTGT from Acidobacteriota bacterium encodes the following:
- a CDS encoding barstar family protein is translated as MTNDLGTLTGKHHYYPYGTEYAPGQDESLQNIHPGALVTTSENTRQWQHLSRFIQLSDIQNEAETQTPTALFGNPPPGTIVRRLRGGKMRSLQGLMDEFGAALQFFEGFGENWHALKECLSYLDEWLPADQYILLIPSSHQVLIDDPSQLKWLLKTLHEVGQWWLEPITDNEPFNRPSKGFKAIFATMPELFDTTLRRFESAYRS